A section of the Clostridium felsineum DSM 794 genome encodes:
- a CDS encoding pectinesterase family protein yields the protein MGAKFNSRIIKTLTLCGCIGLVINCIGISQMGKTVKAATNLTVDINNNKPNGVSTFKNITSAINYLNIHKPTSESTRAVINIKAGTYKEKIDLKVPYVTFNGDSKGITKLTFNASNKTVNPQDPNKGTYGSGNCAALIVEGKDFKANNMTFENSYLKDNGIDTQAACVQVQGDRAAFQNCKFYSGQDVLNLNYNRSYFKNCYIEGAVDSVWGLRSIAVFENCTLNEIKDGAAYTAFGDKGCKVLLDKCKFTSNINKQVVQAITKVGGDSRRYSKVTGVLFGRTWYPSLEVCIKNSVVTSPLLPKAWTNMKSDAIDPSCQLLEYKNIDGNGKLLNTSHRNASRQLSDKEAVDYNAYNLLKGTDGWKPVNN from the coding sequence ATGGGAGCTAAATTTAATAGTAGAATTATAAAAACATTAACTTTATGTGGATGCATAGGTTTAGTTATCAATTGTATAGGTATTAGCCAAATGGGTAAAACAGTTAAGGCAGCAACAAATTTAACAGTTGATATAAACAATAATAAACCAAATGGGGTTTCTACGTTTAAAAATATTACGAGCGCAATTAATTATCTAAATATTCATAAGCCTACTAGTGAAAGCACAAGAGCAGTAATTAACATAAAAGCAGGCACTTACAAAGAAAAAATTGATTTAAAGGTACCATATGTAACTTTTAATGGAGATTCAAAGGGAATAACAAAATTAACCTTTAATGCTAGTAATAAAACTGTTAATCCCCAAGATCCAAATAAAGGCACATATGGTTCGGGTAATTGTGCAGCACTTATTGTTGAAGGAAAAGATTTTAAAGCAAATAATATGACTTTTGAAAATAGTTATTTAAAGGACAATGGAATTGATACACAAGCAGCATGTGTGCAAGTGCAGGGAGATCGTGCAGCCTTTCAAAATTGTAAGTTCTATAGTGGTCAGGATGTTCTTAATTTAAATTATAATAGATCATACTTTAAAAATTGTTATATTGAAGGTGCTGTGGATTCTGTTTGGGGACTCAGAAGTATAGCAGTATTTGAAAATTGTACACTCAATGAAATAAAAGATGGAGCAGCATATACTGCATTTGGTGATAAAGGCTGCAAAGTATTGCTTGATAAATGTAAGTTTACCTCAAATATTAATAAACAAGTAGTTCAAGCGATTACAAAGGTTGGTGGAGATTCAAGAAGATATTCAAAAGTTACAGGTGTATTATTCGGAAGAACGTGGTATCCAAGTTTAGAAGTCTGTATTAAAAATTCAGTAGTTACATCACCACTTTTACCTAAGGCATGGACTAACATGAAGAGTGATGCTATAGATCCTTCATGTCAATTATTAGAATACAAAAATATAGATGGAAATGGTAAATTATTAAATACAAGTCATAGAAACGCATCAAGACAACTTAGTGATAAAGAAGCAGTGGACTACAATGCATATAATTTGTTAAAGGGGACAGATGGATGGAAGCCTGTAAATAATTAG
- a CDS encoding glycoside hydrolase family 28 protein: MKSNKLKLFIIGTLICIQPIAFGQFSAKARNVKIKDMVIANPTNLREAPAAVTDTSVVLVWEKPQNYSNVTGYTIYDDSGKKIGDTNKTYFKVQNLKQNTSYSYYVKAHDAKLVESQISNEVTIKTDATKQVINVKDYGAVGNGTAKDTVAIQKAIDACKDGETVLLPQGKYLSGALYLHDNMTFYVDKGAQLVPSTDLKDYPWTSARHDIEDIYDPNSPTKGNPAFSSLINAGTMDHNQKPTTHNIKIMGEGTIGDDSNGLTLRSAYDAFGAKNTATHYGGGSLISLKNCDNVYMDGIHIRNGMMWTIVPVYSKDITSYELDINTTVHNGDGFDPNSSSNVYLLKDTFSTGDDCSAIKSGKDEEGRKIGIPSTDIYYRDCTFTAGHGGITLGSEMSGGISDVFGEDCTLMPIDLKTKAVNSGVRVKVSPSRGGYIHNLKVRDSICNKISVITNYDKQKAATPGVPLPDISQFEFTNVNAPKGNSQYILDLNGSNFGQDISYLSNLKFNDCNFYSARLDSCKDVIFNNCNFDKGITKTNSVNIEEIK; this comes from the coding sequence ATGAAAAGTAATAAACTTAAATTATTTATAATCGGAACTTTAATATGTATACAGCCAATTGCATTTGGACAGTTTTCTGCTAAAGCTAGAAATGTAAAGATTAAGGATATGGTAATAGCGAATCCTACAAATTTGAGGGAAGCACCAGCAGCAGTTACAGATACGTCAGTTGTACTTGTTTGGGAAAAACCTCAAAATTATTCGAATGTAACAGGGTATACAATTTATGATGATAGCGGTAAAAAAATTGGAGATACAAATAAAACATATTTTAAGGTGCAAAATTTAAAGCAAAATACAAGTTATAGTTATTATGTAAAAGCACATGATGCCAAACTTGTAGAATCTCAAATAAGCAATGAAGTTACAATTAAAACTGATGCAACAAAACAAGTAATAAATGTTAAAGATTATGGTGCAGTTGGTAATGGCACAGCAAAGGATACGGTAGCCATTCAAAAGGCAATAGATGCTTGCAAAGATGGGGAAACTGTACTCTTACCACAAGGAAAATATTTAAGTGGAGCACTGTATTTACATGATAATATGACTTTTTATGTGGACAAAGGGGCACAGCTTGTTCCAAGTACAGACCTAAAGGATTATCCATGGACTTCAGCAAGACATGATATTGAAGATATTTATGATCCTAATAGTCCAACAAAAGGTAATCCTGCATTTTCAAGCCTAATAAATGCAGGGACAATGGACCACAACCAAAAGCCAACTACACATAATATAAAAATAATGGGAGAGGGAACTATTGGTGATGATAGCAATGGATTAACTCTTAGATCAGCCTATGATGCTTTTGGCGCAAAGAATACAGCTACACATTATGGTGGCGGAAGTCTCATAAGTCTTAAAAATTGTGACAATGTATATATGGACGGAATTCATATCAGAAATGGAATGATGTGGACAATAGTTCCTGTTTACAGTAAAGATATTACCTCTTATGAACTTGATATAAATACAACAGTTCATAATGGAGATGGCTTCGATCCAAACTCTTCATCTAACGTATATCTTTTGAAGGATACATTTTCTACAGGAGATGACTGTTCAGCTATTAAATCAGGCAAAGATGAAGAAGGAAGAAAAATAGGAATTCCATCTACTGATATTTATTATAGAGATTGTACATTTACAGCAGGACATGGAGGAATTACTTTGGGAAGTGAAATGTCTGGTGGAATTAGTGATGTTTTTGGAGAAGATTGCACACTTATGCCAATTGATTTAAAAACAAAGGCTGTTAATAGTGGTGTTCGTGTTAAGGTAAGTCCATCAAGGGGTGGATATATTCATAATTTAAAAGTAAGAGATTCTATTTGTAATAAAATTTCTGTAATTACTAACTATGATAAGCAAAAAGCCGCAACACCTGGAGTTCCACTGCCTGATATTTCACAATTTGAATTTACAAATGTGAATGCACCAAAAGGAAATTCTCAATATATATTGGATCTGAATGGCTCGAATTTTGGACAAGACATATCTTATTTAAGCAATCTTAAATTTAACGATTGTAATTTCTACTCAGCAAGGCTTGATTCTTGTAAAGATGTAATATTTAATAACTGTAATTTTGATAAGGGTATAACAAAAACAAATAGTGTAAATATTGAAGAAATTAAGTAG